A genomic stretch from Frankiales bacterium includes:
- a CDS encoding helix-turn-helix domain-containing protein, whose product MHDLLRGSDEAMSVAQIVSATGLHANTVRAHLALLQDMGQVESVPERRATPGRPRLLYRASAGPVEDPYRVLAAELAAATAATSEERSGDTPGVAAGRRLARAQRRKADAPGEVDPERSVAMAVEGLDVLGFETTTDPLGDRLYLSVCPFLEMAKEDRAICRLHREMLDGFFSELGSGVSVRRLDIFVKGDLCVAHLARPDLRPAPAPLRTSEDEETS is encoded by the coding sequence GTGCACGACCTGCTGCGCGGGTCCGACGAGGCGATGTCCGTCGCGCAGATCGTCTCGGCCACCGGCCTGCACGCCAACACGGTGCGGGCGCACCTGGCCCTGCTCCAGGACATGGGGCAGGTCGAGTCGGTTCCCGAGCGGCGCGCGACGCCGGGCCGCCCGCGCCTGCTGTACCGGGCGAGCGCGGGGCCGGTCGAGGATCCGTACCGCGTGCTGGCCGCCGAGCTCGCCGCAGCCACCGCCGCGACCAGCGAGGAGCGATCGGGCGACACGCCTGGTGTCGCGGCCGGACGCCGCCTGGCGCGGGCCCAGCGCCGGAAGGCGGACGCACCCGGGGAGGTCGACCCCGAGCGGTCCGTGGCGATGGCGGTCGAGGGCCTCGACGTCCTCGGGTTCGAGACGACGACCGACCCGCTCGGCGACCGGCTCTACCTGTCGGTGTGCCCGTTCCTCGAGATGGCCAAGGAGGACCGGGCGATCTGCCGGCTGCACCGCGAGATGCTCGACGGGTTCTTCTCCGAGCTGGGCAGCGGGGTGTCGGTGCGACGGCTCGACATCTTCGTCAAGGGCGACCTGTGCGTGGCCCATCTCGCGCGCCCCGACCTCCGACCGGCACCGGCACCGCTCAGGACCTCCGAGGATGAGGAGACATCGTGA
- a CDS encoding nitrate reductase subunit alpha — MVTTPRLDDPVVDGLISARSFLSRSDVSSDKRAVFHVGGREGDVFYRDRWSHDKVVRSTHGVNCTGSCSWKVYVKDGIITWETQQTDYPSVGADSPEYEPRGCPRGAAFSWYTYSPTRVRYPYVRGMLLDLYRAAKSDTGGDAVEAWKRVVSDPEARRAYQRARGKGGLVRTTWDEALEIVAAAQVHTIESYGPDRVAGFSPIPAMSMASHASGARYTSLIGGTMLSFYDWYCDLPIASPQIWGDQTDVPESADWWNASFLIMWGSNIPTTRTPDAHFMTEARYKGMKVVTVSPDYADNTKFADEWLPAAPGTDGALAMAMGHVILREFYVDRQAPMFLDYAKRYTDLPFLVSLREHDGAWVPDRFVMASDLGHDVEAAEWKPALIDERTGEPVVPQGSLGFRHTESGMGRWNLDLQGVEPQLSMHGAGSGSVEVDLPRFDVGDHGSERDGAIRRGVPVRRLGDLTVTTVYDLLLAQYGVGRPGLPGTWAAGYDDAESPYTPAWQEEITSVPAATVERVARQFAQNAEDSGGRSMITLGAGTNHWYHSDTIYRAIVSLVLLTGCQGKNGGGWAHYVGQEKARPFTGWAQLAFGADWSRPPRQMAGTSYWYLHTDQWRYDAFGADDVASTLGTGRFRGQAFADTLAQAVRMGWTPSYPTFDRNPIDLAREAEESGSTIAEHVVEQLRSGDLRFSVEDPDAEANWPRVLTVWRANLLGSSGKGNEYFLKHLLGTDGAVDAAQTPEGLRPQEVVWRDEAPEGKLDLLVSLDFRMTSTGLFSDVLLPAATWYEKYDIASTDMHPYVHAFSAAIQPPWQTRSDYDAFQQMAEVFSRLAGPRLGTVKDVVALPLQHDTPTETAQPGGRALDWSKGECEPLPGRTMPSLVVVERDYGAIAAKMASLGPNVESLGTVVKGVTLKQQSTVDRLRAVNGVVRGGVADGRPRLATAEQACEAILSLSGVSYGEIAVAGFEFLERRTGQPMADLAREHEGKIISFADTQSRPQPVITSWEWSGSEHGGRRYSPFVINVERLKPWHTITGRQHFFLDHDWMTEVGEQLPTYRPPLNLHALAGYPRLGDVDEAGVVVRYLTPHSKWSIHSEYQDNLFMLALSRGGPDIWMSREDAEKIGVKDNEWIEAHNRNGVVVARAVVSHRMPEGTVFMYHAKDRTVGVPRVERTGKRGGIHNSLTRLLMKPTHLIGGYGQLSYGFNYYGPTGNQRDEVTVIRRRSQEVQY, encoded by the coding sequence ATCGTGACCACGCCCCGGCTCGACGACCCGGTCGTCGACGGCCTCATCAGCGCCCGCTCGTTCCTGTCGCGCAGTGACGTGTCGAGCGACAAGCGCGCCGTGTTCCACGTGGGCGGGCGCGAGGGCGACGTCTTCTACCGCGACCGCTGGAGCCACGACAAGGTCGTCCGCAGCACGCACGGGGTGAACTGCACGGGGTCGTGCTCGTGGAAGGTGTACGTCAAGGACGGCATCATCACCTGGGAGACGCAGCAGACCGACTACCCCAGCGTCGGCGCGGACTCGCCCGAGTACGAGCCCCGCGGCTGCCCGCGCGGCGCGGCGTTCTCCTGGTACACGTACTCGCCGACGCGCGTGCGGTACCCCTACGTGCGAGGCATGCTGCTCGACCTCTACCGCGCCGCCAAGAGCGACACCGGTGGCGACGCCGTCGAGGCATGGAAGCGGGTCGTCTCGGACCCGGAGGCACGTCGCGCCTACCAGCGCGCCCGCGGCAAGGGCGGCCTCGTCCGCACCACGTGGGACGAGGCGCTGGAGATCGTGGCGGCCGCGCAGGTGCACACCATCGAGAGCTACGGCCCCGACCGGGTGGCCGGCTTCTCCCCGATCCCGGCCATGTCGATGGCCTCGCACGCGTCCGGCGCCCGCTACACCTCGCTCATCGGCGGCACGATGCTGTCGTTCTACGACTGGTACTGCGACCTGCCGATCGCCTCGCCGCAGATCTGGGGCGACCAGACCGATGTGCCGGAGTCGGCGGACTGGTGGAACGCGTCGTTCCTCATCATGTGGGGCTCCAACATCCCCACGACCCGCACTCCCGACGCCCACTTCATGACCGAGGCCCGCTACAAGGGCATGAAGGTCGTCACCGTCAGCCCCGACTACGCCGACAACACGAAGTTCGCCGACGAGTGGCTGCCCGCGGCCCCGGGGACCGACGGCGCCCTGGCTATGGCGATGGGCCACGTGATCCTGCGCGAGTTCTACGTCGACCGGCAGGCGCCGATGTTCCTCGACTACGCCAAGCGCTACACCGATCTCCCCTTCCTGGTGTCGCTCCGCGAGCACGACGGCGCGTGGGTGCCGGACCGATTCGTGATGGCGTCCGACCTCGGCCACGACGTCGAGGCTGCGGAGTGGAAGCCGGCACTGATCGACGAGCGCACGGGCGAGCCCGTGGTGCCGCAGGGCTCGTTGGGGTTCCGGCACACCGAGTCCGGCATGGGACGGTGGAACCTCGACCTGCAGGGCGTCGAGCCGCAGCTGTCGATGCACGGTGCCGGCAGCGGGAGCGTGGAGGTGGACCTTCCTCGCTTCGACGTGGGTGACCACGGATCCGAGCGCGACGGGGCGATCCGGCGCGGCGTCCCGGTGCGGCGGCTCGGCGACCTGACCGTCACGACCGTCTACGACCTCCTGCTCGCCCAGTACGGCGTCGGCCGCCCGGGCCTCCCGGGCACGTGGGCCGCCGGCTACGACGACGCCGAGAGCCCGTACACCCCGGCGTGGCAGGAGGAGATCACCTCCGTGCCCGCCGCCACCGTCGAGCGCGTCGCGCGGCAGTTCGCGCAGAACGCCGAGGACTCCGGCGGCCGTTCCATGATCACCCTCGGTGCCGGCACCAACCACTGGTACCACTCCGACACCATCTACCGCGCCATCGTGTCCCTGGTCCTCCTCACGGGGTGCCAGGGCAAGAACGGCGGTGGCTGGGCCCACTACGTCGGTCAGGAGAAGGCCCGCCCGTTCACGGGCTGGGCGCAGCTCGCGTTCGGCGCCGACTGGTCGCGTCCTCCGCGGCAGATGGCGGGGACGTCGTACTGGTACCTGCACACGGACCAGTGGCGCTACGACGCGTTCGGTGCCGACGACGTCGCGAGCACGCTCGGCACCGGACGGTTCCGCGGGCAGGCCTTCGCCGACACCCTCGCCCAGGCGGTCCGGATGGGCTGGACCCCGTCCTACCCCACGTTCGACCGGAACCCGATCGACCTCGCCCGCGAGGCCGAGGAGTCCGGATCCACGATCGCGGAGCACGTCGTCGAGCAGCTGCGGTCCGGCGACCTGCGCTTCTCCGTGGAGGACCCCGACGCCGAGGCGAACTGGCCGCGGGTGCTCACCGTGTGGCGCGCGAACCTGCTCGGGTCGTCCGGGAAGGGCAACGAGTACTTCCTCAAGCACCTGCTCGGGACCGACGGGGCTGTCGACGCCGCTCAGACACCGGAAGGCCTGCGCCCGCAGGAGGTGGTCTGGCGGGACGAGGCGCCCGAGGGCAAGCTCGACCTCCTCGTGTCGCTCGACTTCCGCATGACGAGCACGGGTCTGTTCAGCGACGTGCTGCTCCCCGCAGCGACCTGGTACGAGAAGTACGACATCGCCTCCACCGACATGCACCCCTACGTGCACGCCTTCAGCGCGGCGATCCAGCCGCCGTGGCAGACACGCAGCGACTACGACGCCTTCCAGCAGATGGCCGAGGTCTTCTCCCGCCTTGCGGGCCCTCGGCTCGGCACGGTCAAGGACGTCGTCGCGCTGCCGCTCCAGCACGACACCCCCACCGAGACGGCCCAGCCCGGCGGTCGCGCGCTCGACTGGTCGAAGGGCGAGTGCGAGCCGCTCCCGGGGCGGACGATGCCCAGCCTCGTGGTGGTCGAGCGCGACTACGGCGCCATCGCGGCCAAGATGGCCTCGCTCGGCCCGAACGTCGAGTCCCTGGGCACCGTCGTCAAGGGCGTCACGCTCAAGCAGCAGAGCACGGTCGACCGGCTCCGCGCCGTCAACGGAGTGGTGCGCGGCGGCGTCGCCGACGGACGCCCGCGACTGGCCACGGCCGAGCAGGCGTGCGAGGCGATCCTGAGCCTCTCCGGGGTGTCCTACGGGGAGATCGCGGTGGCCGGCTTCGAGTTCCTGGAGCGTCGCACCGGTCAGCCCATGGCTGACCTCGCGCGCGAGCACGAGGGCAAGATCATCAGCTTCGCGGACACGCAGAGCAGGCCTCAGCCGGTCATCACGTCGTGGGAGTGGTCGGGGAGCGAGCACGGCGGACGCCGGTACTCGCCGTTCGTCATCAACGTCGAGCGGCTCAAGCCGTGGCACACGATCACCGGCCGGCAGCACTTCTTCCTCGACCACGACTGGATGACCGAGGTGGGCGAGCAGCTGCCCACGTACCGCCCGCCGCTCAACCTGCACGCTCTCGCCGGCTACCCGCGCCTCGGCGACGTCGACGAGGCGGGGGTCGTCGTCCGCTACCTCACCCCCCACTCCAAGTGGTCGATCCACTCGGAGTACCAGGACAACCTGTTCATGCTCGCGCTCTCGCGCGGAGGCCCGGACATCTGGATGAGCCGTGAGGACGCCGAGAAGATCGGTGTCAAGGACAACGAGTGGATCGAGGCGCACAACCGCAACGGCGTCGTCGTCGCCCGCGCCGTCGTCTCGCACCGCATGCCCGAGGGCACCGTGTTCATGTACCACGCCAAGGACCGCACCGTCGGCGTCCCCCGCGTCGAGCGCACGGGCAAGCGCGGTGGCATCCACAACTCCCTCACGCGACTGCTCATGAAGCCGACGCACCTCATCGGCGGCTACGGCCAGCTCTCGTACGGGTTCAACTACTACGGCCCCACCGGCAACCAGCGCGACGAGGTGACGGTCATCCGCCGCCGGTCGCAGGAGGTGCAGTACTGA
- the narH gene encoding nitrate reductase subunit beta, with the protein MTRVMAQVGMVMNLDKCIGCHTCSVTCKQTWTNRRGVEYVWFNNVETRPGLGYPRRYEDQEQWKGGWERTRRGKLRLRGGSRWQRLATIFSNPKLPGLDDYYEPWTYDYDTLISAPPMDTMPVARPKSMITGKDMEITWGANWDDDLGGTHERGHEDPMLKGITDQVSFDFEKAFMFYLPRICEHCLNPACVASCPSGAMYKRSEDGIVLVDQDRCRGWRMCVSGCPYKKVYFNHRTGKAEKCTFCYPRLEVGQPTVCAETCVGRLRYIGLFLYDADRVLEAASVEDEKDLYEAQLDVLLDPEDPAVVEQARRDGVPEDWIVAAQKSPVYTLAKKYRLALPLHPEYRTMPMVWYIPPLSPLVDALVNSGHDGEEIGNLFGAIEAMRIPIGYLANLLTAGDTAVVDGVLRRLAAMRSYMRDINLGRDPDESIPARVGLTGEDLYDLYRLLAIAKYEQRYVIPAAHQEAADALEETGCSLDFEGGPGIGQLTPVGEVRPVPVSIESFHVAKKRALADSHAQLKQDGSDL; encoded by the coding sequence ATGACGCGCGTGATGGCCCAGGTGGGCATGGTGATGAACCTCGACAAGTGCATCGGGTGCCACACCTGCTCGGTGACGTGCAAGCAGACGTGGACCAACAGGCGCGGCGTCGAGTACGTGTGGTTCAACAACGTGGAGACCCGGCCCGGGCTCGGCTACCCCCGCCGTTACGAGGACCAGGAGCAGTGGAAGGGCGGATGGGAGCGCACTCGGCGCGGCAAGCTCCGCCTGCGGGGCGGCAGCCGCTGGCAGCGGCTGGCCACCATCTTCAGCAATCCCAAGCTGCCCGGGCTCGACGACTACTACGAGCCCTGGACCTACGACTACGACACGCTCATCTCCGCGCCCCCGATGGACACGATGCCGGTGGCCCGGCCCAAGTCGATGATCACCGGCAAGGACATGGAGATCACCTGGGGGGCCAACTGGGACGACGATCTCGGTGGCACACACGAGCGCGGTCACGAGGACCCGATGCTCAAGGGCATCACCGACCAGGTGTCCTTCGATTTCGAGAAGGCCTTCATGTTCTACCTGCCGCGCATCTGCGAGCACTGCCTCAATCCGGCGTGCGTGGCGTCATGTCCGTCGGGCGCGATGTACAAGCGGAGCGAGGACGGCATCGTGCTCGTGGACCAGGACCGCTGCCGCGGCTGGCGCATGTGCGTGAGCGGGTGCCCGTACAAGAAGGTCTACTTCAACCACCGCACCGGCAAGGCCGAGAAGTGCACGTTCTGCTACCCCCGCCTCGAAGTGGGCCAGCCGACCGTGTGCGCGGAGACCTGCGTCGGCCGGCTGCGCTACATCGGCCTGTTCCTGTACGACGCCGACAGGGTGCTCGAAGCCGCGTCGGTCGAGGACGAGAAGGATCTCTACGAGGCGCAGCTCGACGTCCTGCTCGACCCGGAGGACCCGGCCGTCGTCGAGCAGGCGCGACGGGACGGGGTCCCTGAGGACTGGATCGTCGCGGCGCAGAAGTCGCCGGTCTACACGCTCGCGAAGAAGTACCGCCTCGCCCTGCCGCTGCACCCGGAGTACCGCACCATGCCCATGGTCTGGTACATCCCGCCGCTCTCACCGCTCGTCGATGCCCTCGTCAACAGCGGGCACGACGGTGAGGAGATCGGGAACCTGTTCGGCGCCATCGAGGCGATGCGCATCCCCATCGGCTACCTCGCCAACCTCCTCACCGCCGGCGACACCGCTGTCGTCGACGGCGTGCTGCGGCGGCTGGCCGCCATGCGCTCCTACATGCGCGACATCAACCTCGGCCGCGATCCCGACGAGTCGATCCCGGCCCGCGTGGGACTGACCGGCGAGGACCTCTACGACCTCTACCGCCTGCTGGCCATCGCGAAGTACGAGCAGCGCTACGTCATCCCCGCGGCGCACCAGGAGGCGGCCGACGCGCTGGAGGAGACGGGCTGCTCCCTCGACTTCGAGGGCGGCCCGGGGATCGGTCAGCTCACGCCGGTCGGCGAGGTCAGGCCGGTCCCGGTGTCGATCGAGAGCTTCCACGTCGCCAAGAAGCGCGCGCTCGCGGACAGCCACGCGCAGCTGAAGCAGGACGGGAGCGACCTGTGA
- the narJ gene encoding nitrate reductase molybdenum cofactor assembly chaperone, whose translation MTAHDSFLQAGETSVRRLLAVCSMLLAYPDDRSVQRLPLVEGSLEGLPADAREPLRRFVSWLAGLGARPAQEHYVEIFDRRRKACLYLTYFLNGDTRRRGMALVEFKELYQAAGYDLGPEELPDFLPVVLEFGAVADVAVALELLASHRSGLELLSAALERFGSPYADVVDALLVVVPPAVEGPSAAELAEMGPPAEQVGLAPFVPLESLKVGGRA comes from the coding sequence GTGACCGCCCACGACTCCTTCCTGCAGGCCGGCGAGACGTCCGTGCGTCGGCTCCTCGCGGTGTGCTCCATGCTGCTCGCCTACCCCGACGATCGCAGCGTCCAGCGTCTCCCCCTCGTCGAGGGCAGCCTGGAGGGGCTCCCGGCCGACGCGCGCGAGCCGTTGCGGCGGTTCGTCTCCTGGCTCGCGGGGCTCGGCGCCAGGCCGGCCCAGGAGCACTACGTCGAGATCTTCGACCGCCGCCGCAAGGCCTGCCTGTACCTGACCTACTTCCTCAACGGCGACACCCGGCGTCGTGGGATGGCCCTGGTGGAGTTCAAGGAGCTGTACCAGGCGGCCGGGTACGACCTCGGCCCCGAGGAGCTGCCGGACTTCCTGCCGGTGGTCCTCGAGTTCGGAGCAGTCGCCGACGTGGCCGTCGCCCTCGAGCTGCTCGCCTCTCACCGCTCGGGACTGGAGCTGCTCTCCGCCGCACTCGAGCGGTTCGGCTCCCCCTACGCCGACGTCGTCGACGCGCTCCTCGTCGTCGTCCCGCCCGCCGTCGAGGGCCCGAGCGCGGCAGAGCTGGCCGAGATGGGGCCGCCCGCCGAGCAGGTCGGGCTGGCTCCGTTCGTGCCACTCGAGTCGCTGAAGGTGGGTGGTCGCGCATGA
- the narI gene encoding respiratory nitrate reductase subunit gamma has protein sequence MSSFPTLFWVALPYASFIAFLVGMYWRYHYDAYGWTTRSSQMYESRLLRIGSPLFHVGILMALAGHVVGLLVPEAWTTALGVSEQAYHVGAVAMGVVAAAMVVTGLAILIYRRRTQARVFGVTTRMDKLMYVLLAGVVLLGVFNTVGVNLLDIGGGHPGGYNYRESVAVWFRSIVFLNPQPDLMAEAPWSFQLHAVLAMVLFAVVPFTRLVHIFSVPVGYVARPYIVYRSRDPRNQGNRDPRRGWEPVRRP, from the coding sequence ATGAGCTCGTTCCCGACCCTGTTCTGGGTCGCGCTGCCCTACGCGTCGTTCATCGCGTTCCTGGTCGGCATGTACTGGCGCTACCACTACGACGCCTACGGGTGGACCACGCGCTCGTCGCAGATGTACGAGTCACGGCTGCTGCGCATCGGCAGCCCGCTGTTCCACGTCGGCATCCTCATGGCGCTGGCGGGCCACGTGGTCGGGCTGCTCGTCCCCGAGGCCTGGACGACGGCCCTCGGCGTGTCGGAGCAGGCCTACCACGTCGGAGCAGTCGCGATGGGCGTCGTCGCCGCCGCGATGGTCGTGACCGGACTCGCGATCCTGATCTACCGCCGGCGGACGCAGGCACGCGTGTTCGGTGTCACCACGCGCATGGACAAGCTCATGTACGTGCTGCTCGCCGGGGTGGTTCTGCTCGGCGTCTTCAACACCGTGGGCGTCAACCTGCTGGACATCGGCGGCGGCCACCCCGGCGGTTACAACTACCGCGAGAGCGTCGCGGTCTGGTTCCGCAGCATCGTGTTCCTCAACCCCCAGCCCGACCTCATGGCCGAGGCCCCGTGGAGCTTCCAGCTCCATGCCGTGCTCGCGATGGTGCTGTTCGCCGTCGTTCCGTTCACGCGGCTGGTGCACATCTTCAGCGTGCCGGTCGGGTACGTGGCCCGTCCGTACATCGTCTACCGCAGCCGCGACCCGAGGAACCAGGGCAACCGCGACCCGCGCCGCGGCTGGGAGCCGGTACGCCGGCCGTAG